The Amaranthus tricolor cultivar Red isolate AtriRed21 chromosome 6, ASM2621246v1, whole genome shotgun sequence genome has a segment encoding these proteins:
- the LOC130814649 gene encoding ankyrin repeat-containing protein ITN1-like isoform X2, which yields MEFLKYGVRLYQAVMKGDLQTINTIKHQSSSWLEQKITKGGETALHIAAAAKHIEVVQVLVNTMSYDALVLRNKVGNTALCFAAVSGVVENAKAMVDKNGALPNIRGNQGMTPLYMAVLLGHCQMVWYLLGVTDEQQLTDEDYIGLLTSSINTDMFDVALYILRKNPKLAFLRDAKEETALHALARKPLQPVANELNIWKSMTMQRGSIQEKRVEPQLAIQLTQGLWSEVIKLKEEDISNLLGSPWRLLFVAAKMGKVEFLTTLIRSYPDLIWKVDDNRRTIFHIAIKHRHEEIFQLIYEIGAIKDLIATYKDDYGNNMLHLAGKLAPSHRLNYVSGAALQMQREILWFKAVKKIVRPEYAEAKNCDKKTPQALFTEEHENLRVKGEAWMKKTAESCALVATLIATVVFSAAFQLPGGVNDKGSAVLLKRPSFVVFATLNAISLFSSTASVLMFLSILTSRYAESDFLISLPLKLMTGLTLLFVSIATMIIAFTATFFITFYEAVKWTPIPIALIASVPVALFVFQQYPLLVDIYRTTYKSHQFLFQSGKKYKLFDISSQDDFVCRYPTRILSETSKSSILVRHKSSHRPTASQIVAPCASEPNTPVYGSLNGRL from the exons ATGGAATTCTTAAAGTATGGTGTACGACTATACCAGGCAGTGATGAAAGGTGACTTGCAAACAATAAACACGATCAAACATCAATCCTCTTCTTGGCTTGAGCAGAAGATTACAAAGGGTGGAGAAACTGCACTTCATATTGCAGCAGCGGCCAAGCATATTGAAGTTGTTCAAGTGCTTGTAAACACTATGTCTTATGATGCTCTTGTTCTTAGAAACAAAGTCGGAAACACCGCACTTTGTTTTGCTGCTGTTTCTGGTGTTGTTGAGAATGCCAAAGCCATGGTCGACAAAAATGGAGCTTTGCCTAATATTAGAGGAAATCAAGGGATGACTCCTCTTTACATGGCTGTCTTGCTTGGCCATTGCCAAATGGTATGGTACCTTCTTGGTGTTACTGATGAACAACAGTTGACAGACGAGGACTATATTGGCTTACTTACAAGCTCTATTAACACTGATATGTTCG ATGTGGCCTTGTATATTCTTCGAAAGAATCCAAAGCTGGCCTTTTTACGAGATGCAAAGGAAGAGACTGCATTACATGCGTTGGCTCGCAAACCTCTGCAGCCTGTAGCCAATGAACTGAACATTTGGAAGAGTATGACAATGCAAC GGGGTAGCATACAAGAGAAAAGGGTAGAGCCACAGCTTGCAATTCAACTAACCCAAGGACTTTGGAGTGAAGTCATTAAACTGAAGGAGGAGGATATATCTAACTTGTTGGGCTCCCCTTGGCGACTATTGTTCGTTGCAGCAAAAATGGGGAAGGTCGAGTTCTTAACCACTCTAATCCGATCATATCCTGATCTGATATGGAAGGTAGATGACAACAGACGTACTATCTTCCACATTGCTATTAAGCACCGCCATGAAGAGATTTTTCAGTTGATATATGAGATTGGGGCGATCAAAGACTTAATAGCAACCTATAAAGATGATTATGGAAATAACATGCTCCATTTGGCTGGCAAGTTAGCACCTTCTCATCGACTTAACTATGTGTCTGGGGCAGCATTACAAATGCAACGCGAAATTTTGTGGTTCAAG GCAGTGAAAAAGATAGTGAGACCAGAGTATGCTGAAGCCAAAAACTGCGATAAAAAAACTCCTCAAGCGTTGTTCACCGAAGAACATGAAAACTTAAGGGTTAAAGGTGAAGCATGGATGAAAAAGACTGCAGAATCATGTGCTCTTGTAGCTACTTTAATAGCTACAGTCGTATTTTCAGCCGCCTTCCAACTACCCGGAGGTGTTAATGACAAAGGAAGTGCTGTCTTACTGAAGAGGCCAAGCTTTGTAGTATTTGCCACATTAAATGCAATATCATTGTTCTCCTCCACCGCTTCTGTTCTGATGTTCCTATCAATCCTAACTTCTCGATATGCAGAAAGCGATTTTCTCATATCGTTACCTCTAAAGCTCATGACAGGTCTTACGTTACTTTTTGTGTCAATAGCAACCATGATAATAGCCTTCACTGCTACATTCTTCATAACATTTTATGAAGCAGTGAAATGGACTCCTATACCTATTGCACTTATCGCTTCTGTTCCAGTTGCCCTTTTCGTCTTCCAACAATATCCTTTGTTAGTAGACATATACCGCACAACTTACAAATCTCATCAGTTTTTATTTCAATCcgggaaaaaatataaattatttgacATTTCCTCTCAGGATGATTTTGTGTGCAGATATCCGACCAGGATACTCTCAGAAACCTCAAAATCTTCTATCTTGGTTCGACACAAATCTTCACATCGCCCAACAGCCTCGCAGATAGTAGCACCTTGTGCATCAGAACCCAATACTCCTGTATACGGTTCCCTCAATGGTCGTCTTTAG
- the LOC130814649 gene encoding ankyrin repeat-containing protein ITN1-like isoform X1, translating to MEKKELSQEMATLLEEYPLPDQLLSLPTPSRVIGAPFQPEPDTESMEFLKYGVRLYQAVMKGDLQTINTIKHQSSSWLEQKITKGGETALHIAAAAKHIEVVQVLVNTMSYDALVLRNKVGNTALCFAAVSGVVENAKAMVDKNGALPNIRGNQGMTPLYMAVLLGHCQMVWYLLGVTDEQQLTDEDYIGLLTSSINTDMFDVALYILRKNPKLAFLRDAKEETALHALARKPLQPVANELNIWKSMTMQRGSIQEKRVEPQLAIQLTQGLWSEVIKLKEEDISNLLGSPWRLLFVAAKMGKVEFLTTLIRSYPDLIWKVDDNRRTIFHIAIKHRHEEIFQLIYEIGAIKDLIATYKDDYGNNMLHLAGKLAPSHRLNYVSGAALQMQREILWFKAVKKIVRPEYAEAKNCDKKTPQALFTEEHENLRVKGEAWMKKTAESCALVATLIATVVFSAAFQLPGGVNDKGSAVLLKRPSFVVFATLNAISLFSSTASVLMFLSILTSRYAESDFLISLPLKLMTGLTLLFVSIATMIIAFTATFFITFYEAVKWTPIPIALIASVPVALFVFQQYPLLVDIYRTTYKSHQFLFQSGKKYKLFDISSQDDFVCRYPTRILSETSKSSILVRHKSSHRPTASQIVAPCASEPNTPVYGSLNGRL from the exons atggaaaaaaaagaattaagcCAAGAAATGGCCACTTTATTGGAAGAATATCCTCTTCCCGATCAACTTCTATCTTTACCGACACCGTCAAGAGTCATTGGAGCTCCATTTCAACCCGAACCAG ATACAGAAAGCATGGAATTCTTAAAGTATGGTGTACGACTATACCAGGCAGTGATGAAAGGTGACTTGCAAACAATAAACACGATCAAACATCAATCCTCTTCTTGGCTTGAGCAGAAGATTACAAAGGGTGGAGAAACTGCACTTCATATTGCAGCAGCGGCCAAGCATATTGAAGTTGTTCAAGTGCTTGTAAACACTATGTCTTATGATGCTCTTGTTCTTAGAAACAAAGTCGGAAACACCGCACTTTGTTTTGCTGCTGTTTCTGGTGTTGTTGAGAATGCCAAAGCCATGGTCGACAAAAATGGAGCTTTGCCTAATATTAGAGGAAATCAAGGGATGACTCCTCTTTACATGGCTGTCTTGCTTGGCCATTGCCAAATGGTATGGTACCTTCTTGGTGTTACTGATGAACAACAGTTGACAGACGAGGACTATATTGGCTTACTTACAAGCTCTATTAACACTGATATGTTCG ATGTGGCCTTGTATATTCTTCGAAAGAATCCAAAGCTGGCCTTTTTACGAGATGCAAAGGAAGAGACTGCATTACATGCGTTGGCTCGCAAACCTCTGCAGCCTGTAGCCAATGAACTGAACATTTGGAAGAGTATGACAATGCAAC GGGGTAGCATACAAGAGAAAAGGGTAGAGCCACAGCTTGCAATTCAACTAACCCAAGGACTTTGGAGTGAAGTCATTAAACTGAAGGAGGAGGATATATCTAACTTGTTGGGCTCCCCTTGGCGACTATTGTTCGTTGCAGCAAAAATGGGGAAGGTCGAGTTCTTAACCACTCTAATCCGATCATATCCTGATCTGATATGGAAGGTAGATGACAACAGACGTACTATCTTCCACATTGCTATTAAGCACCGCCATGAAGAGATTTTTCAGTTGATATATGAGATTGGGGCGATCAAAGACTTAATAGCAACCTATAAAGATGATTATGGAAATAACATGCTCCATTTGGCTGGCAAGTTAGCACCTTCTCATCGACTTAACTATGTGTCTGGGGCAGCATTACAAATGCAACGCGAAATTTTGTGGTTCAAG GCAGTGAAAAAGATAGTGAGACCAGAGTATGCTGAAGCCAAAAACTGCGATAAAAAAACTCCTCAAGCGTTGTTCACCGAAGAACATGAAAACTTAAGGGTTAAAGGTGAAGCATGGATGAAAAAGACTGCAGAATCATGTGCTCTTGTAGCTACTTTAATAGCTACAGTCGTATTTTCAGCCGCCTTCCAACTACCCGGAGGTGTTAATGACAAAGGAAGTGCTGTCTTACTGAAGAGGCCAAGCTTTGTAGTATTTGCCACATTAAATGCAATATCATTGTTCTCCTCCACCGCTTCTGTTCTGATGTTCCTATCAATCCTAACTTCTCGATATGCAGAAAGCGATTTTCTCATATCGTTACCTCTAAAGCTCATGACAGGTCTTACGTTACTTTTTGTGTCAATAGCAACCATGATAATAGCCTTCACTGCTACATTCTTCATAACATTTTATGAAGCAGTGAAATGGACTCCTATACCTATTGCACTTATCGCTTCTGTTCCAGTTGCCCTTTTCGTCTTCCAACAATATCCTTTGTTAGTAGACATATACCGCACAACTTACAAATCTCATCAGTTTTTATTTCAATCcgggaaaaaatataaattatttgacATTTCCTCTCAGGATGATTTTGTGTGCAGATATCCGACCAGGATACTCTCAGAAACCTCAAAATCTTCTATCTTGGTTCGACACAAATCTTCACATCGCCCAACAGCCTCGCAGATAGTAGCACCTTGTGCATCAGAACCCAATACTCCTGTATACGGTTCCCTCAATGGTCGTCTTTAG